In one Silene latifolia isolate original U9 population chromosome 10, ASM4854445v1, whole genome shotgun sequence genomic region, the following are encoded:
- the LOC141606353 gene encoding RAF-like serine/threonine-protein kinase 24 isoform X2, producing MGETWTGKFPVKHKMGSKFTLYATNTPLYDDDATFIGIICLSCDAKQFKDIQVSISDPVEAEMGKEFSSVTTRVGLGPDQPLQTAIASKITNLASKVTDKIGSRLKIRESNVLRYSENGDSRLSDAVLSELREDGNCSGASTPRRYPAGVFSLFGIGKLTAHTQGDSIDDGERKPGIHKMITSTAEAWIGKKAMQWSGKGTGCESSNSPSGRFGWPLMQSEQDSNCANSAVESEIPTGDFNRPVTNEAAGSWSSLNANINSSPSSCGRGSSTDTHKLDAETTSLDYEIMWDDLTVGEQIGQGSCGTVYHGLWYGSDVAIKVFSKQEYSEEVIISFRQEVSLMKRLRHPNILLFMGAVTSPQRLCIVTEFLPRGSLFRLLQRSTSKLDWRRRIHMALDIARGMNYLHSCNPPIVHRDLKSCNLLVDKNWSVKVADFGLSRVKHETYLTTKTGKGTPQWMAPEVLQNERSNEKSDLYSFGVVLWELATQKIPWENLNAMQVIGAVGFMNQRLDIPDDVDPMWASMIESCWHSEPQSRPTFQELLEKLKNMQKQYAIQSQAARAASIDVPPKQV from the exons ATGGGTGAAACCTGGACCGGGAAGTTCCCTGTCAAGCATAAGATGGGATCAAAGTTTACACTTTATGCGACTAACACTCCTTTGTATGACGATGATGCTACTTTCATTGGAATTATATGTCTCTCATGTGATGCAAAACAGTTCAAGGACATTCAAGTCTCCATATCAGATCCTGTGGAAGCGGAGATGGGTAAAGAATTTAGCAGTGTGACGACTAGAGTTGGCCTTGGTCCTGATCAGCCTCTGCAAACTGCAATTGCTTCCAAAATAACAAACCTG GCCTCCAAGGTAACCGACAAGATTGGATCAAGATTGAAGATCAGAGAGAGTAATGTGCTTCGGTATAGTGAAAATGGTGATAGTCGCTTATCTGATGCGGTGCTGTCGGAGCTTAGAGAAGATGGGAATTGCAGTGGAGCTAGTACACCCAGAAGATATCCTGCTGGTGTTTTCTCGTTGTTTGGTATAGGCAAGCTCACTGCACACACTCAGGGAGATTCTATTGATGACGGTGAGAGGAAACCTGGTATCCATAAGATGATAACTTCCACAGCTGAGGCTTGGATTGGCAAGAAAGCAATGCAATGGTCAGGAAAAGGAACTGGATGTGAATCATCCAATTCTCCGAGTGGCCGATTTGGGTGGCCATTGATGCAGAGTGAGCAGGATTCTAATTGTGCAAATTCTGCTGTTGAGTCGGAAATACCAACAGGTGATTTCAATCGACCCGTAACGAATGAGGCCGCAGGGTCCTGGTCGTCACTCAACGCAAACATCAACAGCAGTCCAAGTAGTTGTGGAAGAGGCAGCAGCACTGACACACATAAGTTGGATGCAGAGACTACTTCCTTAGACTATGAAATCATGTGGGATGATTTAACAGTCGGAGAGCAGATCGGTCAAG GTTCCTGCGGAACTGTGTACCACGGTCTCTGGTATGGATCG GATGTCGCTATTAAAGTTTTTTCTAAACAAGAATATTCAGAAGAAGTTATAATTTCTTTCAGACAAGAG GTCTCCCTTATGAAACGACTTCGGCATCCTAACATACTCTTATTCATGGGAGCGGTGACATCACCTCAACGTCTCTGCATAGTTACAGAGTTTCTTCCTCG GGGAAGCCTGTTCCGCCTGTTGCAAAGGAGTACTTCCAAACTAGATTGGAGACGACGAATTCATATGGCGTTAGACATA GCTCGAGGAATGAATTATCTACATAGCTGCAATCCACCTATTGTCCACCGTGACTTGAAGTCTTGTAATTTGCTCGTTGATAAAAATTGGAGTGTGAAG GTTGCAGACTTTGGCCTTTCACGCGTAAAGCATGAGACTTATCTTACAACTAAGACTGGGAAAGGAACA CCTCAATGGATGGCTCCAGAGGTACTTCAAAATGAACGTTCAAATGAAAA GTCTGATCTGTACAGCTTCGGTGTTGTACTATGGGAACTTGCAACTCAAAAGATTCCTTGGGAAAATCTAAATGCAATGCAG GTGATAGGAGCTGTCGGTTTTATGAATCAGAGGTTAGATATACCAGATGACGTAGATCCAATGTGGGCCTCTATGATTGAGAGTTGCTGGCACAG TGAGCCTCAAAGCCGACCTACGTTTCAGGAATTGTTAGAGAAGCTGAAGAATATGCAGAAACAATATGCCATACAATCCCAAGCAGCTCGGGCTGCTTCTATAGATGTTCCCCCTAAACAAGTTTGA